The following nucleotide sequence is from Paracrocinitomix mangrovi.
TTAGCTGAGAAAAAAGAAGAAGAAGAAAAGAAAAGAATAGAGTTCGAACAGTATGTAGCGTCTGGAGACAAAGCAGTTGAAAAACAAGAGTATCAAGAAGCTATAGATAATTATGATAAAGCACTTGCTTTATTTGATGATGCGGACGTAAAAAAGAAAAAAACTGACGCCCAAAAAGCTTGGGATGCATTAAAAGCTTCAGAAGAAACTGAGAAGCAATTTGCGCTTAAAATGGAGGCTGCAAAGGTGGCATATTCCGGTGAACAGTATGATGAAGCAATTAAATTGTACAAAGAAGCAAGCGGAATTAAACCCAATGAGCAATTACCTAAGGATAGGATTGCTGAGATTGAGAAAATTCTAGCCGATCAAAAAGCGAAAGAAGCGGAATTTAATAAGCTAGTAAAGGATGGTGATGCAGCAGTTGGTTCTGAAGATTACGACATAGCAATTGGCAATTATGAAGCTGCATTGGTGATCAAGAAAGACAATGCTGTTCAGGTTAAATTGGATGATGCCAGAAAGAAAAAATCTGACAAAGAAGAAGCGGAGCAAGCAGCAAAAGAGAACGAGCAAAAATACAATGACTTAATTGCAAATGCAGATAAAGCATTTGATGGAAAAAGCTATCAGGATGCCAGAGATAAATATGAAGAGGCATTAAAGTTGAAGCCAAATGAATCGCACCCTTCTGCTAGAATATCTCAGATAGATGATATCCTTAAAAAACAAAAAGAAGCTGAAGAGGCAGCAGAAAAACTAGAAGCTGATTACAGGAAAGCAATTGAGCAAGGAGACAACGCTTTTCAGTCCAAAGATTGGGATCAAGCAATTAAGTATTATGAAGAGGCTTTAGGGATTAAACCGGATGAAAAATATCCAAAAGATCAATTGGCTAAGTCCAAAGAAGGTCAGGCAAATGAAGCAGAACAGGCAGCACTTGATGAGAAGTACAACAAGTTGATGTCTGAAGGAAAAAGCTTGAGAGAATCTGAAAAGTTTCAAGATGCTTTAGCTAAATACAAAGAGGCTCAAAGCATGAAGCCTGATGAGTCTGAACCAAAAGACAGAATTGCAGAATTAGAAAAACTTATTGCAGAGCAAGCAGATGCTGCTGAGAAAGAAGAGCAATATAAGAAGTTGATGCAAGAAGGAGCTGATTTGTTGGCTGCAGATAAGCTAGAAAATGCGCTTGAAAAGTATGAAAGTGCATTGAATGTTAAGCCTAAAGATGAGCCTGCTCAAGCTAAAATTAATGAAATCAATACCTTAATTCAGGACAGAAAAAATGCAGCAGAATCTGATGCTAAGTTCAAAGAGTATGTTGATAATGGAGATAAAGCTTTTGGAAACGAGAAGTACACTGACGCTAAGGCGAATTATGAAAAAGCACTAGAGATTAAAGATGATCAAGCTGTAAAAGATAAAATCAAACAGATTGAAGAGTTAGTTGCTAAAGATGCTGCGGCTAAGGAATTAGAGGAAAAATATCAAGCTGCAATTAAGGAAGCAGATCAGGCATTTGATGCTTCAAACTGGGATAGTGCAATTGAAAAATATGAGGCAGCTCTTGCTATTAAACAGGATAGTTATCCAGAGAAAAGAATTGCTGAAGCAAAGAAAAACAGAGATGATATGGCGGCTGAGGCTGAAAAAGATACTCAGTTTAAAAATCTGGTTGCGGCAGGAGATGAATTAGCAGGAAATCAAAAGTATCAAGAGGCAATTAATAAGTACGAAGAAGCGCTGAAAATAAAATCGGACGGTGATGTTTCTCAGAAAATAAAAGAATTAAAAGTCATGATGGAAGAGGTTGCAGATCAGGCAGCCAAAGAACAAGCTTATAAGGATAAAATTGCTGAGGCTGATGAAGCTTTTAACGGTGAAAACTGGAATACAGCAAAAGCCTTGTATAAGGAAGCGATTGCTATAAAATCAGAACAATATCCAAAAGATCAAATACTGGCCATTGAGAAAAAGATTCAGGATGCGGCTCAAAATGAAAAAGAAGCAGAATATCAGGCGGCAATAAAAGTGGCAGATGATTTAAGGGATGCTAAAAAATATAAAGAGGCCATTGCTGCCTATGAATCGGCTAAGAGTATTAAGCCTACGGATAGTTACCCTGATGAGCAAATCAATAAAATTCAAGGGATAATTTCTACTCAAGAGCAAGAAGCTCAACAGAAGGAGGCTATTGATAGAAAGTACAAAGATCTAATGGCAGAGGGAGAAAAAGAGTTAGGAAGCAAATCGTATGAAGTAGCCTTGGATAAGTTTCAGCAAGCTTCTGATTTGAAGCCTGAAGAGGAATTGCCTAAAGAAAAGATCAAAGAAATTAATGAGATTCTTGGAGAACTAAATGAACAAGCTGCCATTGACAAGAAGTATGATGAAGCACTTAAAAAAGCTGATCAATTATTCAATGATGAGGAGTATAAGGATGCCAAAGCCGCTTATGAGAATGCCTTAACAATTAAGCCAAGTGAAGGTTATCCAAAAGCTCAGATTGCCAAATGTGAAGAAGGCATGAAAAATGAAACTGCTAATGAAATTGAAGAGCAGTATGATAAAATATTAAAAGCAGCTCAGAAAAAGACTGATGAAAAAGAGTATGACGCAGCCATTGATTATTACGAAAGAGCATTAAAAATAAAACCGGATGATGCTTTTCCTAAGACAAAAATTGCTGAGATTAAAAAGTTGATTGAAGAGGAAAAAGCAGCCAAAGAGTTGATGGAAAAGTATCAAGCTGCAGTAAAGAAAGCAGATGACCTTTTTGCTTCTGAGGATTTTGTAGCAGCAAAATCTGCTTATCAAGACGCATTGGATATTAAATCAGATGAAGTTTATCCAAAAAATCAAATTCAGGCATGTGAGCAAAAAATGCTTGAAAATACTGTTGATGAAGAAGAAGCGCAGTATCAAAAAATTCTGGCTGCAGCAGCAAAAAAGTTTGATGAAAAAGACTATGAAGGAGCCCTGGATTATTATAAACGCGCAAAAACTGTAAGAGCTGCTGATCCATTTCCGCAACAAAAGATTGATGAAATTACTCAGCTATTAAAGGATCTTAAAGATCAGGAAGCGCAAGAGGCTATACAAGCAAGATATGATGCTGCCATTAAAAGAGCAGATGATCTTTTCAATTCAGAAGAATTTAAAGATGCAAAAACAGCTTATCAAGATGCCTTAGATATTAAGTCAAACGAGCAGTATCCTAAAGATAGAATTGTATTGTGTGAAGAGAAGATGAAAGAAAATACTGTTGATGAACTAGAAGAACAGTATCAAAAGATTCTTAAAGCTGCACAAAAGAAGTTTGACGCTAAAGAATATGAATCCGCTCTAGATTATTATGAAAGAGCTAAAGGAATTAGGCCATCAGATCCGCTTCCTCAAAATAAGATTGATGAAATCAACCAAATTTTAAAGGACCTTGCTTCTGAAAAAGATAAAAGAGACAGGTTTAATCAGTTAGTTCAAACAGCAGATAACCAGTTTGAGAAAGGTAAATGGCAAGACGCAATGCAGAACTACATGAGTGCATTGGATATATTTAAGGAACAGTATCCAGAGGACCAGGTAGCTAAATGTAGAGAGGAATTAAAGAAAAAACCAGGGGCTGATGATGCTTACAATAAGTTGATTTCAAAAGCAGATGAGTATTTTGATGCTACTAATTATGACAAGGCTAAAGGGCTGTATAAAAGAGCAATCAAATTAAAGCCGTCAGATCAATATCCAAAAGACAAATTAGCTGAGATTGATAGAATATTAAATCCGCCGGCTGATTTAGTTGAGAAAAGCAATGATTTAAAGGATCCTGGGACCAGAGTGAATGAGAATTCAATTGACATTGAAGCAATGTTGATGGAGGCTAAAGAACAGTCTAGAGAATATGAAATTCAACAAATTTATAAGCAAGGAGAAGATGCGGATTCTGCTTTGATGGTTTGGACAGATGAAAATAAAGAGGAGACTTTTAAAGCGAAAGAGGAGATCAATACAATTGAAGAAGATATTTCAGAGGATCAGGTAGAAGCAGATGAAAAAAGACAAGAAGTTGTTTTAGAAGTAGAAGAATGGGTTGAGGATATCAATAAAGAAGAGGAGAAAAATGTAGCTACTCAAGAAGATGATATTTTTTATCAGGAGAAAAAGGTGGTTGCAATGGTAGAAGAAATTGAAGAGAATGATCTAGAAGCGGAGTATGATCGTCAAAAAGTTGAAGTGGAAGTAGAAAATCAAACCGTTTCCTACTATGAAAGGGAAGAAAGTGATAGTAAGGCTCAGTATGAAACCAATATGGAAGCTAAAAACTACACAAATGAAATGGTTGAAACTATTGAGGAGCAAGAGTATGAAGATGACCAGGCAAGAGTTGAATATCTTGGAGATGTAGAGCAGATCAAAGATGAGAATATTGAAAGAGAGAGAGTAGATGCTAATAGTCAGGAGAACTCAAATTTTGAAACAAAAGATTATACTACTGAAGTTGTTGAAGAGATTGAAGCTAATGATTTGGAAGCAGAATACGATCGTCAAAAAGTGGAGATTGAGGTAGAGAATCAGACAGTTTCTTATTATGAAAGAGAAGAAGAAGATAGAAGAAATCAAAACAATTCAAACCTTGATATTAAAGATTACACTGAAGATGTAATTACAGAGATCAATGAAAATAATCTGGAGGCAGAATATGATCGTCAAAAAGTTGAGGTTGCTGTAGAGAATCAAACTGTTGCTTATAATGAAAGAGAAGAAAGTGATAGTAAAGCCCAGTATGAAACAAATATGCAGGCAAAAGACTATACAAATGAAATGGTGGAAATTATTGAAGAGCAAGAGTATGATGATGATCAAGCTAGAGTAGAGTATTTGGGAGATGTTGAAAAAATCAAAGATGAAAATATAGAAAGAGAGGAAGAAGATGTTACTCAGCAAACAAACAACAACTTCAGAACTGTAGACTATAGAGAAGAAATAGTTGAGGAAATTGAAGAAAATGATTTGGAGGCAGAATATGATAGACAGGCCGTAGAAGTAGAAGTAGAGAATCAAACAGTAGCATATTATGAGCGTGAAAATCTAAATGCAAAAAGCCAGGAGGATAATAATATGGCTGTGAAAAATTATACTGAAGATGTAGTAGATGAAATTGAAGAAAATGATTTAGAGGCAGAATATGACAGACAAGCTGTGGAAAAGGAAGTAGAGAATCAGGTTGTTGAATGGGAGAAAAGAGAAGGAGAAAATAGAGATGATCAGTATGATAACAATATGGACGCCAAAGATTATACTGAAGATGTTGTTGATAAGCTTGAAGAAGATAAGGGAGTGATGCAAGAAAAGTCTGATGTAAACAATGATAAAACAGAAGACCAACTGGAAGAATACATTGAAATAGTGAATGAAACTGCTGAACAAACGGATGAGGCTTTAATTGACAGTGAATCTGAAATTGACCAACAAAAAGAATTAATCAATGTTGAACAGCAAGGAATTGAATCAAAGAATGAATTAGGTGAAAAATATCCTGAAGGAGTAACAGAAGAATCATTTACACTGAATGATGCAAGGGGATTAATGAAATCATATGTGATTAGAAGAATTGTGGTTATTGATGGTAGAGGAATGGTGTATGAAAAAACACAAACCAGACACGGGACCATTACTTATACCAGAGATGGTGAGCCGATTTCTGAGTTCATGTGGAATGACGAAACTAACGATCCTAAATTGACACGAAACTAAACTTTGAATGAAGTATGCAGTTTATATGCTGTCAGTCATTTTTTTGACAGCTTGTTCGGGAGAACAAAAACAAAATTCAACCAACACCCAAGATTCCCAATCAATTGAAATTTACGGAAACACTCAAGGGACCACTTATGGAATAATTATCAATGATGAAATTGAAATTGATAAAGACGAAGTAGATGATGTTTTATCCGAATTTGACAAAGCATTATCATCTTATATTCCTAATTCGATATTGACAGAATTGAATAATGCACCGGCGGGGAATTTTGTTTATTCTGACACACACAATTACTTCAACAGATGTTATCAGTTATCTCAGGAGGTATTCCATTTAACAGATGGTTATTTTGAACCTACCATTTATCCTTTGGTTGATGGTTGGGGATTTATGAAAAATGTTGAGCAGGTTCCTGATTCATCAGTTGTAGATTCTTTAAGAGCTTTGTTAGGATTTGGTGACGGATATCACTTCACTTTTCTAATGCAGGAAATTGAAGGGGATACATTGCCAAAGAATACAATCTTTAAAAGAACTCCTCAAGCGAAATTAGATTTTAATGCCATAGCTCAAGGTTTAGCTGTGGATGTTATAGCAGAGTTAATTGAATCAAAAGGTGGTAAGAATTACTTCGTTGAAATTGGTGGAGAAATTAGGGTTAAAGGAAAAAATAAGGATGGTGTATTTTGGAGGATTGGAATTGATAAACCAATTGAAAATTCAAGTGCTGAGACAAGAGAAATTTATGAAATTGTTGAGTTGGATAACCTAAGTATCGCTACTAGTGGTTCGTACCGTAAATTTTATGAAAAAGGCGGGCAGAAGTATTCACATACACTTAATCCTAAAACTGGATACCCTGTAAGTCATAACCTATTGAGCGTTTCTGTTGTAGCTGAAAATTGTGCTTTGGCAGATGCACTCGCAACTGCTTTTATGGTGATGGGAGTAGATAAGACTAAGGAATTTGTAAAGTCACACCCTGATTTAAATATTGAAGTTTATTTGATATTTAACAACAGTAAAAATAGACTTGAGACATTTTATACAGCTGGCATGGCTGAAATGATAACTGAATAGTTATTGCTCAATTAAAGGAAAATATCTTTCTTTTATTACATTAAAATGATGGATAGCATGGCCTACTTGAATGTACCCTAATGCAAGTACAGATATTTCCTGATCATTGGCAAATCCGGTTCTCAATAACTCTTCTCTGTTGAAATTGGCATAAGTTGCCAAAGTGGCACTTCTAATAGTGATAAATTGAAGTAATAAATTTTTCAAGGATATTTCATTTGACCTTGCTGCCGCAACATATTGATTTTCATCAAATCCTGGCAGTTCAGTTTTGTCATTTCTAGCAAATCGCAGTGCTCTATTCATGAAAATTCTTTCAGTGTCCATTAAGTGTTCCACAATTTGC
It contains:
- a CDS encoding FAD:protein FMN transferase is translated as MKYAVYMLSVIFLTACSGEQKQNSTNTQDSQSIEIYGNTQGTTYGIIINDEIEIDKDEVDDVLSEFDKALSSYIPNSILTELNNAPAGNFVYSDTHNYFNRCYQLSQEVFHLTDGYFEPTIYPLVDGWGFMKNVEQVPDSSVVDSLRALLGFGDGYHFTFLMQEIEGDTLPKNTIFKRTPQAKLDFNAIAQGLAVDVIAELIESKGGKNYFVEIGGEIRVKGKNKDGVFWRIGIDKPIENSSAETREIYEIVELDNLSIATSGSYRKFYEKGGQKYSHTLNPKTGYPVSHNLLSVSVVAENCALADALATAFMVMGVDKTKEFVKSHPDLNIEVYLIFNNSKNRLETFYTAGMAEMITE
- a CDS encoding DinB family protein is translated as MLTKTDITVVPEYYLKYIQLAPDIPLIDALPEGGIKLYMDHALYLEKIGDKVYAPGKWTVRQIVEHLMDTERIFMNRALRFARNDKTELPGFDENQYVAAARSNEISLKNLLLQFITIRSATLATYANFNREELLRTGFANDQEISVLALGYIQVGHAIHHFNVIKERYFPLIEQ